CTTCAGACGATGAAAGCACTGATCTTTGACGGAGAACTCAGACTTGAAGAAGTCCCCTTCCCAACAAGGCTTCCCGGGACATCTCTGGTTAAGGTCAATCTTGCAGGAATCTGTAATACTGACATCGAGATTACAAAGGGCTACATGAACTTTTATGGAATTCTGGGTCATGAACTTCTCGGAACGGTAGTTGAGAGTGACTCGAATTCTCTTTCTGGAAAGCGTGTGACAACCGAAATCAATGTGCCCTGCAAAACTTGCGACCTATGCCAAATAGGACTTTTCAAACACTGCAGGAATATTAGGACAGTCGGTATTGCCGACTACCCCGGTGTCTTTGCAGAGTATGCAGTACTGCCGGACGAAAACCTTCACGAAATTCCGGAATCTGTCTCAGATGAAAAAGCTGTGTTCATAGAACCCTTGGCCGCCGCTGTTGACGCTCTCGAATCCGCAAATTACCTCCGTGATGATAAGGTTTGCTTGATAGGCGACGGGAAATTAGGCTTACTGATTTCAATGGTTCTTTCTGCAAACGGGATAAAACATCAGCTTATTGGTAGACATAAAGAGCGGCTCGAATTTCTGGAAACTGGCAATGTATCTTTTACTGGAATTGAAGATGCGAAGACCATCGACAGGTATTTTGACATAGTTATCGAAGCTACTGGAAATCCCGGAGGGCTTGCCCAAGCCCTGTCAATTGTTAGGCCAAAGGGAAGGATAGTTCTGAAAAGCACCTATAAGGGATTCCCTTCCATCGATATGACGAGAGTTGTGGTAAGAGAGATAGAATTGGTTGGCTCTCGATGCGGCCCATTTGACAAGGCGATTTCATTACTGGAAAGAGGATTTGTCGATCCCACACCACTGATAGCAAAGACTCTTCATTTCAGCAAAGCACACGAAGCCTTCAAAGCGGCCAGAACGTCGCTGAAGGTTATATTGAGGATGGAATGATTTTGAGCAGCCGTTACAGAATGTACTTCTTCGATCTTGATCATACAATTCTTGACTTCGAAAGAAGCGAGGTCGAATCACTTTTAGAACTCTTCAAATTGAGAGATATTTATCTTTCCGATGAACAGATAGACTCATACAAGAATATAAACACAAAATGGTGGGGCTTTCTGGAGCAGGGAAAGAATACAAAGGA
The Mesotoga sp. BH458_6_3_2_1 DNA segment above includes these coding regions:
- a CDS encoding alcohol dehydrogenase catalytic domain-containing protein, whose product is MKALIFDGELRLEEVPFPTRLPGTSLVKVNLAGICNTDIEITKGYMNFYGILGHELLGTVVESDSNSLSGKRVTTEINVPCKTCDLCQIGLFKHCRNIRTVGIADYPGVFAEYAVLPDENLHEIPESVSDEKAVFIEPLAAAVDALESANYLRDDKVCLIGDGKLGLLISMVLSANGIKHQLIGRHKERLEFLETGNVSFTGIEDAKTIDRYFDIVIEATGNPGGLAQALSIVRPKGRIVLKSTYKGFPSIDMTRVVVREIELVGSRCGPFDKAISLLERGFVDPTPLIAKTLHFSKAHEAFKAARTSLKVILRME